One window of the bacterium genome contains the following:
- a CDS encoding metallophosphoesterase family protein — MEAADTGQLLLLGDVHSRFPVIAAQIEHACVDLGQHVSRVVVAGDLGLFAPELKRHFRSQCSRFSTPVSFIEGNHEDFRAFDSLVDSYADVLTYLPRSTVQAVDGRRVLCLGGARYMDSWSTPRGCEITDHDIDACLALEPGAVDFVVSHDCPCGIGVPGAVGFEHLGPPGVPGFERIAARLRPPLWFFGHHHRWHEMEKRGTRYIGLPESWRGYCLLDPAGGVLRVDHDVAAGRQPGWRRLFGSPA; from the coding sequence ATGGAAGCCGCCGACACCGGTCAACTGCTGCTTCTGGGCGATGTGCACAGCCGATTCCCAGTGATCGCCGCGCAGATCGAGCACGCCTGCGTGGACCTGGGCCAGCACGTTTCACGGGTCGTCGTGGCGGGCGACCTGGGATTGTTCGCGCCCGAACTGAAGCGTCACTTCCGCAGCCAGTGCAGCCGCTTCAGCACTCCCGTCAGCTTCATCGAGGGCAATCACGAGGACTTCCGGGCCTTCGACTCCCTCGTCGATTCCTATGCCGATGTGCTGACCTACCTGCCCCGCAGCACCGTCCAGGCCGTCGACGGCCGGCGCGTCCTGTGCCTGGGCGGAGCCCGCTACATGGACTCCTGGTCCACGCCGCGCGGCTGCGAGATCACCGACCACGATATCGATGCCTGCCTGGCGCTGGAACCGGGGGCGGTCGACTTCGTCGTCAGCCATGACTGCCCCTGCGGCATCGGCGTCCCGGGCGCCGTCGGCTTCGAGCACCTGGGCCCGCCGGGTGTGCCCGGCTTCGAGCGCATTGCTGCCCGCCTCAGGCCGCCGCTGTGGTTCTTCGGCCATCACCATCGCTGGCACGAGATGGAGAAGCGCGGCACCCGGTACATCGGGCTGCCCGAGAGCTGGCGCGGCTACTGCCTCCTCGATCCGGCGGGCGGCGTGCTCCGCGTGGACCACGATGTCGCTGCCGGGCGCCAACCGGGATGGCGACGGCTGTTCGGATCACCGGCTTGA
- a CDS encoding DUF1579 family protein produces MTPGAPHKDLARMEGKWTATITMYMEGAQTSEGTYEGEMVLGGRYLMGRYKNTYMGQPYEGLSLDGYDNGKQQYFSMWLDSMGTGYYLAHGTASADGKVVKHQGTMTMGPMEIPSRSETVYVDKDTVKFTMWQSMGGQESKAMEAVYKRVH; encoded by the coding sequence ATGACCCCGGGCGCGCCTCACAAGGACCTGGCGCGCATGGAAGGCAAGTGGACCGCGACCATCACCATGTACATGGAGGGTGCCCAGACGTCCGAGGGTACCTACGAGGGCGAGATGGTGCTCGGCGGCCGCTACCTCATGGGCCGCTACAAGAACACCTATATGGGCCAGCCCTACGAAGGCCTGAGCCTCGACGGCTACGACAACGGCAAGCAGCAGTACTTCAGCATGTGGCTCGACTCGATGGGCACCGGCTACTACCTCGCGCACGGCACCGCCTCGGCCGACGGCAAGGTCGTCAAGCACCAGGGCACCATGACCATGGGCCCGATGGAGATCCCCTCGCGCTCCGAGACGGTCTACGTGGACAAGGACACCGTGAAGTTCACGATGTGGCAGTCGATGGGCGGCCAGGAGAGCAAGGCGATGGAAGCGGTGTACAAGCGGGTGCACTGA
- a CDS encoding TPM domain-containing protein: protein MPNRNDVPRKFFSTDEQLRLRDAIAAAEKRTSGEIRLHLERDVPTKAPANGDAYLRAREVFAGLKMHETADRNGVLVYLATRTRKFAVLGDEKLHERVGEAFWNDIRDLMAAHFREDRFVEGLAEGIALVGERLREHFPHREDDVNELSDEISY from the coding sequence ATGCCCAATCGAAATGACGTGCCCCGCAAGTTCTTCAGCACGGATGAGCAGTTGCGCCTGCGCGACGCGATTGCCGCGGCGGAGAAGCGCACGAGCGGCGAGATCCGCCTGCACCTCGAGCGCGATGTGCCGACAAAGGCGCCCGCGAACGGCGATGCCTACCTGCGCGCCCGCGAGGTCTTCGCCGGCCTGAAGATGCACGAGACGGCCGACCGCAACGGCGTGCTCGTCTACCTGGCCACACGGACGCGGAAGTTCGCCGTGCTCGGCGACGAGAAGCTGCACGAGCGGGTGGGCGAGGCGTTCTGGAACGACATCCGCGACCTGATGGCGGCCCACTTCCGCGAGGATCGCTTTGTGGAGGGACTGGCCGAGGGCATCGCGCTGGTCGGCGAGCGGCTGCGGGAACACTTCCCGCACCGTGAAGACGACGTTAACGAGCTCTCGGACGAGATCTCGTACTAG
- a CDS encoding TPM domain-containing protein — translation MQHRFVLALGLLALLALPAAPAAAQRADADLPAAPSQHFLDAVGLVTPAEAKQFADALYAFEQRTQIQFVVAVLPDHGGELQDFTSRLYEHWRIGQRDTQRGVLFVVFPDRRETRIETGYGLEETLPDVVASRILRNMVDVPREPAAGRLAFVVRSVVAAIAPDDPLAAGGGAAATREGDKRSRGFPLPLFFLLFILLPIILGGRRRSSMLGPLIIGSMLGGGGRGGGGGGWGGGGGGGGFSGGGGFSGGGGASGGW, via the coding sequence GTGCAGCACCGATTCGTCCTGGCGCTGGGTCTGCTGGCGCTGCTGGCCTTGCCGGCGGCGCCGGCGGCGGCCCAGCGTGCCGATGCGGACCTGCCGGCGGCGCCGTCGCAGCACTTCCTGGATGCGGTGGGGCTGGTCACGCCGGCAGAGGCGAAGCAGTTCGCCGATGCGCTCTACGCCTTCGAGCAACGCACGCAGATCCAGTTCGTGGTGGCGGTGCTGCCGGACCACGGCGGTGAACTGCAGGATTTCACGAGCCGGTTGTACGAGCACTGGCGGATCGGCCAGCGCGACACGCAGCGCGGCGTGCTGTTCGTCGTCTTCCCGGACCGGCGCGAGACCCGCATCGAGACGGGCTACGGCCTGGAAGAGACGTTGCCCGACGTGGTGGCCAGCCGCATCCTGCGCAACATGGTCGACGTGCCGCGCGAACCGGCGGCCGGGCGCCTGGCCTTCGTGGTGCGCTCGGTGGTCGCTGCCATAGCGCCCGACGACCCGCTGGCGGCCGGCGGCGGCGCCGCGGCCACGCGTGAAGGCGACAAGCGATCGCGCGGCTTCCCGTTGCCGCTGTTCTTCCTGCTCTTCATCCTGCTGCCGATCATCCTCGGCGGCCGGCGGCGCTCGAGCATGCTCGGGCCGCTGATCATCGGTTCGATGCTCGGCGGCGGCGGACGTGGCGGCGGCGGTGGCGGCTGGGGTGGTGGCGGTGGCGGCGGCGGATTTTCCGGCGGCGGCGGCTTCTCGGGCGGCGGCGGCGCGAGCGGAGGTTGGTAG
- a CDS encoding LemA family protein — MKKFIPLIVILGALALTILPLVGQYNKVIGLQEGVDGQWANVENVYQRRADLIPNLVETVKGYAEHERETLEAVVTARAKATQVQTELTPEAMNDPATMQKFQAAQAELGSALGRLMVVVEKYPDLKANQGFLDLQAQLEGTENRITVERRRFNELAQGYNTTIRRFPMSMMAGMFGFDKKGYFEAAEGAEKAPQVKF, encoded by the coding sequence ATGAAGAAGTTCATCCCGCTCATCGTCATTCTCGGCGCGCTGGCGCTGACGATCCTGCCCCTGGTGGGGCAATACAACAAGGTCATCGGGCTGCAGGAAGGCGTCGACGGGCAGTGGGCCAATGTCGAGAACGTCTACCAGCGCCGCGCCGACCTGATTCCCAACCTGGTCGAGACGGTGAAGGGCTACGCCGAGCACGAGCGCGAGACGCTCGAGGCCGTGGTCACCGCACGCGCCAAGGCGACGCAGGTGCAGACCGAACTGACGCCCGAGGCGATGAACGATCCGGCGACGATGCAGAAGTTCCAGGCTGCGCAGGCTGAGCTGGGCTCGGCGCTGGGTCGCCTGATGGTGGTTGTCGAGAAGTACCCGGACCTGAAGGCGAACCAGGGCTTCCTTGACCTGCAGGCGCAGCTCGAGGGCACCGAGAATCGCATCACGGTCGAGCGCCGTCGCTTCAACGAGCTGGCGCAGGGCTACAACACGACCATCCGCCGCTTCCCGATGTCGATGATGGCCGGCATGTTCGGCTTCGACAAGAAGGGCTACTTCGAGGCGGCCGAGGGTGCGGAGAAGGCGCCGCAGGTGAAGTTCTAG
- a CDS encoding Rrf2 family transcriptional regulator, producing MVNQTTRYALQILGYLARSDASLVPHEQIAREIGIPANYLSKILNQLRKSGIVESRKGWGGGSRLLPDAAGRPLLDIVRVFEGDRPAGIPACIFGLPECGDTNPCPLHDHWTLIRDSFQTLLCTTTVGDLKRRTVDVAREDLGLGGPGIGN from the coding sequence ATGGTCAACCAGACGACGCGCTATGCCCTGCAGATCCTCGGCTACCTGGCCCGGAGCGATGCGTCGCTGGTCCCGCACGAGCAGATCGCGCGCGAGATCGGCATCCCTGCCAACTACCTCTCGAAGATCCTCAACCAGTTGCGCAAGAGCGGCATCGTCGAGTCACGCAAGGGCTGGGGCGGGGGCTCACGCCTGCTGCCGGATGCGGCCGGGCGCCCCCTGCTGGACATCGTGCGTGTATTCGAGGGCGACCGTCCGGCGGGCATTCCCGCCTGCATCTTCGGGCTGCCGGAATGCGGGGACACCAACCCCTGCCCGCTGCACGACCATTGGACGCTCATCCGGGACTCGTTCCAGACGCTGCTGTGCACGACGACGGTCGGCGACCTCAAGCGGCGCACGGTCGATGTGGCGCGGGAAGACCTGGGGCTGGGTGGTCCCGGCATCGGCAACTGA
- a CDS encoding ABC transporter permease subunit, whose product MRIDPVHALALARLDLGDVLRSRWLVFCLLLYAALAVLFLLVGLRESTVLGFTGMGRVLLSMSHALVLLLPLLALSATAQVVNRAQDEGALELLFSHPVTRDEYFAGVTLVRFGVLLVPFVGLMALVAAIGWIALDSVPAWGFLGRGLLVCSALIWAYTGCGLAVSTFVRNQAKAVMLLLGIWVASVALLDFLLIGVMLQWRLNPQSIFVLAALNPVEASRLALLSSAEPTLSVLGPVGFYLTHRIGSTSLLLLGVIWPAALGTAGWWLALRRFRRQDLT is encoded by the coding sequence ATGCGCATTGACCCGGTGCATGCGCTGGCGCTCGCGCGGTTGGACCTCGGCGACGTGCTGCGGTCCCGCTGGCTGGTCTTCTGCCTGTTGCTCTACGCCGCGTTGGCGGTGCTGTTTCTGCTGGTTGGACTGCGGGAATCCACCGTGCTCGGGTTCACCGGCATGGGGCGCGTGCTGCTGTCGATGAGCCACGCACTCGTGCTCCTGCTGCCTCTGCTGGCGCTGTCGGCCACGGCGCAGGTCGTCAATCGCGCCCAGGACGAGGGCGCACTGGAGCTGCTGTTCAGCCACCCGGTCACGCGCGACGAGTATTTTGCCGGCGTGACGCTGGTGCGCTTCGGCGTGCTGCTGGTGCCGTTCGTCGGGTTGATGGCGCTGGTGGCCGCCATCGGCTGGATCGCACTTGATAGCGTGCCGGCGTGGGGCTTCCTGGGACGTGGGCTGCTCGTCTGTTCGGCGCTCATCTGGGCGTACACGGGCTGTGGGCTGGCGGTCTCGACCTTCGTGCGCAACCAGGCCAAGGCGGTGATGCTCCTGCTGGGCATCTGGGTCGCGTCGGTGGCCTTGCTCGATTTCCTGCTGATCGGCGTGATGCTGCAATGGCGCCTCAACCCCCAGAGCATCTTCGTTCTGGCGGCGCTCAATCCGGTTGAGGCCAGCCGCCTGGCGCTGCTTTCGTCGGCAGAGCCGACACTCTCGGTGCTCGGGCCCGTCGGCTTCTATCTGACGCATCGGATCGGCTCTACGTCACTCTTGCTTCTCGGAGTCATTTGGCCGGCCGCGCTGGGGACCGCAGGCTGGTGGCTGGCACTCCGGCGCTTCCGGCGCCAGGACCTAACCTGA
- a CDS encoding ABC transporter ATP-binding protein — MDLELRNVTRRFGRVAALDDLSLDVAAGSRVALIGPNGSGKSTLTRVLMGIIEAEGSIRLDGRDAGRNRADLARRLAYVPQVAPQFGAGVAEVIRSIGAIRRLPEGRVVELAQRLGLDVGAVAGKPFRALSGGMKQKLLIALALAPSSTLLILDEPTASLDAAARQAFYELIGELEGKVTVLLCSHRLEEVRHLVNHVVGLHSGKLAFDGPVGEYLGSRSHGVIEVYLRGPAHEPWLRACGFRPGAGRGWARTVTHDEKLTLVRQLASVLKGDLENLVVRDLDLVEDPVGDEGSGEGIA; from the coding sequence ATGGACCTTGAGCTGCGGAACGTGACGCGGCGTTTCGGACGCGTTGCGGCGCTCGACGATCTTTCACTGGATGTCGCTGCTGGGAGCCGTGTCGCATTAATCGGGCCCAACGGCTCGGGCAAGTCGACGCTCACGCGCGTCCTGATGGGCATCATCGAGGCTGAGGGTTCGATTCGGCTGGATGGGCGAGATGCAGGGCGTAACCGAGCCGACCTGGCGCGCCGCCTGGCCTACGTGCCGCAGGTCGCGCCGCAATTCGGTGCCGGCGTGGCGGAAGTGATTCGCTCGATCGGGGCCATCCGGCGCCTGCCGGAAGGGCGGGTGGTCGAGCTGGCGCAGCGACTGGGCCTGGATGTCGGTGCGGTGGCGGGCAAGCCCTTTCGGGCACTGTCGGGCGGCATGAAGCAGAAGCTGCTGATAGCGTTGGCGCTGGCTCCCTCTTCGACGCTGCTGATCCTCGATGAGCCCACTGCCAGCCTTGATGCCGCGGCGCGGCAGGCTTTCTACGAACTGATCGGCGAGCTGGAGGGAAAGGTCACGGTGCTGCTCTGCTCGCACCGGCTGGAAGAGGTGCGGCATCTTGTGAACCACGTCGTGGGGCTGCATTCGGGGAAATTGGCCTTTGACGGGCCGGTCGGAGAGTATCTCGGGTCGCGCAGCCACGGTGTCATCGAGGTGTACCTGCGCGGACCCGCGCACGAACCCTGGCTGCGCGCCTGCGGCTTCCGTCCCGGGGCTGGTCGTGGCTGGGCGCGGACGGTGACGCACGACGAGAAGCTGACGCTGGTCAGGCAGCTGGCCAGCGTGCTGAAAGGCGATCTGGAAAACCTCGTCGTGCGAGACCTCGATCTGGTCGAGGACCCGGTTGGTGACGAGGGCAGCGGGGAGGGTATCGCGTGA
- the nosD gene encoding nitrous oxide reductase family maturation protein NosD, with protein sequence MIASPPRPAIGIEVAAGTSLAAAIGRAEPGATLILGAGVHAGRVVIDRPLTIWGPREAVVRSPGQGTTIEVTAPGVSLLGFSIDGSGNRFEDTDAAVHLKGDDAKVEGVRITGALFGVAASGVNRARISGNEVIGSGVRDFGLRGDAIRLWEVRGSLVAGNHVVDARDIVVWYSPGNEVSRNFVERGRYGTHFMYSSRNRVLENTYLRNLVGVFVMYCDNVEVVANLVVAADPHDGMGLGLKEAGNVTATGNRIVRCPTGVFVDTSPIQISHVNRFTGNAFEFCDTGVLFHSSEKRNEFVDNAFHGCAASVRVDGHGDATHVTWRGNYFEDYAGFDLDGDGTGDVPHEPRSLSGQLTSTREAFRFFRGTPALGLLDVVSRVLPVLTPAVVFSDPAPRLHRPLSPEAGHGP encoded by the coding sequence GTGATCGCGTCCCCACCCCGGCCGGCGATCGGCATCGAGGTGGCAGCCGGTACTTCACTGGCGGCAGCCATCGGGCGCGCCGAACCGGGCGCAACGTTGATTCTGGGCGCCGGCGTGCATGCCGGCCGCGTAGTCATCGACCGACCGTTGACGATCTGGGGCCCCCGCGAGGCGGTCGTGCGGTCACCCGGCCAGGGCACGACCATCGAGGTGACGGCCCCAGGCGTCAGCCTGCTCGGATTCTCGATCGATGGCAGCGGCAACCGGTTCGAGGATACCGACGCCGCAGTGCACCTGAAAGGCGACGACGCGAAGGTCGAGGGAGTGCGCATCACCGGCGCCCTGTTCGGCGTCGCGGCGAGCGGCGTGAACCGGGCACGCATCTCCGGGAACGAGGTCATCGGCTCGGGCGTGCGCGATTTCGGGCTGCGCGGGGACGCCATCCGGCTGTGGGAAGTCCGCGGCTCGCTAGTGGCAGGAAATCACGTGGTCGACGCCCGCGATATCGTCGTCTGGTACTCGCCGGGCAACGAAGTTAGCCGCAACTTCGTCGAGCGCGGGCGCTATGGCACGCACTTCATGTACAGCAGTCGCAACCGAGTGCTCGAGAACACCTACCTGCGCAACCTCGTCGGCGTCTTCGTCATGTACTGCGACAACGTCGAAGTGGTCGCAAACCTGGTGGTTGCCGCCGACCCGCACGACGGCATGGGTCTGGGGCTGAAGGAGGCCGGGAATGTGACGGCAACGGGCAATCGTATCGTACGATGCCCGACCGGCGTCTTCGTCGACACCTCGCCGATCCAGATCAGCCACGTGAACCGCTTCACCGGGAACGCCTTCGAGTTCTGCGACACGGGAGTCCTGTTCCACAGCAGCGAGAAGCGCAACGAGTTCGTGGACAACGCATTCCATGGCTGCGCCGCCTCGGTGCGTGTGGATGGCCACGGAGACGCCACACATGTGACCTGGCGTGGCAACTACTTCGAGGATTATGCGGGATTCGACCTGGATGGCGACGGGACCGGCGACGTGCCTCACGAGCCCCGCTCGCTGTCCGGCCAACTGACGAGCACGCGCGAGGCGTTCCGATTCTTTCGCGGCACGCCCGCGCTCGGCCTGCTTGACGTAGTCAGCCGCGTGTTGCCGGTCCTGACGCCGGCCGTGGTGTTCAGTGACCCCGCACCGCGTCTGCACCGTCCCTTGTCCCCGGAGGCCGGTCATGGACCTTGA
- the nosZ gene encoding Sec-dependent nitrous-oxide reductase produces the protein MKRLPKLTRLGIALLVVTVALVAVASCGGGRKASVAGGADLKALMLARGLTEEDVTAALKTFTPTGKKDEFYLFASGGHGGNMIVIGVPSMRILKYIGVFTPEPWQGYGYDQETADILEAGSPPGHLLTWGDMHHPAFSETNADYDGQFIFANDKANARLAVIDLRDFATKQIVQSGLIMNDHGGTFVTPNTEYVIETAQMAAPLGGGYAPLSEYNDKYRGAQIYWKFDRVKGRIIKEESWAIELPPYMQDLADAGKGASDGWTFCNSVNTERATGGLQEGKPPLESGASQNDMDFLHVINWRKAEEVVRAGKTTTIAGMRVIALETAIAENLLAFVPEPKSPHGVDIAPNGTDIVVSGKLDTHATVYDFNKIKALMEAGTHEGKDAYGVPILPFRETIRGQVEIGLGPLHTQFDDKGFCYTSIFLESKVAKWSLADLTLIDKASVHYNIGHLSAAEGDALHPKGRYLIAMNKWAIDRFNGVGPLLPQNFQLIDISGDKMQVIFDMPLPLGEPHYAQMISADKIKPIDMYSPVGMNPVTMSPDPHATVTEQEARIERKSDGVHVYMTLVRSHLNPDIIEVKQGDRVHIHATSLEQALDATHGFCIDMYNVNLSIEPGKVCNVSFTADRAGVFPYYCTEFCSALHLEMAGYLLVKPS, from the coding sequence ATGAAGCGACTGCCTAAACTCACCCGCCTGGGGATTGCGCTACTGGTCGTCACCGTGGCCCTGGTTGCGGTAGCGTCGTGCGGCGGCGGCCGCAAGGCGTCCGTGGCCGGCGGCGCCGATCTCAAGGCGCTGATGTTGGCTCGCGGCCTGACCGAGGAAGACGTCACGGCAGCACTCAAGACTTTCACGCCGACCGGCAAGAAGGACGAGTTCTATCTGTTCGCGTCCGGTGGCCACGGCGGCAACATGATCGTCATCGGCGTGCCCAGCATGCGCATCCTCAAGTACATCGGCGTCTTCACGCCCGAGCCGTGGCAGGGCTACGGTTACGATCAGGAGACGGCCGACATCCTCGAGGCCGGGTCGCCGCCGGGACACCTCCTGACCTGGGGCGATATGCACCACCCGGCCTTCAGCGAAACGAATGCCGATTACGACGGTCAGTTCATCTTCGCGAACGACAAGGCCAACGCCCGCCTCGCGGTGATCGACCTGCGCGACTTCGCCACCAAGCAGATCGTGCAGAGCGGCCTGATCATGAACGACCACGGCGGCACCTTCGTCACGCCCAACACCGAGTACGTGATCGAGACAGCCCAGATGGCGGCGCCACTGGGCGGCGGCTACGCGCCCCTCTCCGAGTACAACGACAAGTACCGCGGTGCCCAGATCTACTGGAAGTTCGATCGCGTCAAGGGTCGGATCATCAAGGAGGAATCCTGGGCGATCGAGCTGCCGCCCTACATGCAGGACCTGGCGGACGCCGGCAAGGGCGCCAGTGACGGCTGGACGTTCTGCAACTCGGTAAATACCGAGCGCGCCACCGGCGGCCTGCAGGAAGGCAAGCCCCCGCTGGAGTCGGGCGCCTCGCAGAACGACATGGACTTCCTGCACGTCATCAACTGGCGGAAGGCCGAAGAGGTCGTGCGCGCCGGCAAGACGACGACAATCGCTGGTATGCGAGTGATCGCGCTCGAAACGGCGATCGCCGAGAACCTCCTGGCTTTTGTTCCGGAGCCGAAGAGCCCGCACGGTGTCGACATTGCGCCCAACGGCACCGACATCGTGGTGTCCGGCAAGCTCGACACGCACGCCACGGTCTACGACTTCAACAAGATCAAGGCGCTGATGGAAGCCGGCACTCACGAGGGCAAGGATGCGTACGGCGTGCCCATCCTGCCGTTCCGTGAGACGATCCGTGGCCAGGTCGAGATCGGGCTGGGGCCGCTGCACACGCAGTTCGATGACAAGGGCTTCTGCTACACGTCGATCTTCCTCGAATCGAAGGTCGCCAAGTGGTCGCTGGCCGACCTGACGCTCATCGACAAGGCCTCGGTCCATTACAACATCGGCCACCTCTCGGCCGCCGAAGGCGATGCGCTGCATCCGAAAGGACGCTACCTCATTGCCATGAACAAGTGGGCCATCGACCGCTTCAATGGGGTCGGTCCGCTGCTCCCGCAGAACTTCCAGCTTATCGACATTTCGGGCGACAAGATGCAGGTCATCTTTGACATGCCCCTGCCGCTGGGCGAGCCGCACTACGCCCAGATGATCAGCGCCGACAAAATCAAGCCCATCGACATGTACTCGCCAGTGGGCATGAATCCCGTGACAATGAGCCCGGACCCCCACGCGACAGTCACCGAGCAGGAGGCGCGGATCGAAAGGAAGTCGGACGGCGTGCATGTCTACATGACGCTCGTGCGCAGCCACCTCAACCCCGACATCATCGAGGTGAAGCAGGGTGACCGCGTGCACATCCACGCCACGAGCCTCGAACAGGCGCTGGATGCGACCCACGGGTTCTGCATCGACATGTACAACGTCAATCTGAGCATCGAGCCCGGCAAGGTCTGCAACGTGTCGTTCACGGCCGACCGTGCCGGCGTGTTCCCGTACTACTGCACCGAGTTCTGCTCGGCGCTGCATCTCGAAATGGCCGGCTACCTGCTGGTCAAGCCGAGTTGA
- a CDS encoding c-type cytochrome, producing the protein MSKAKQGTRVAALIVAAAALSALGAGCNGGGDKGATGTANSNGAKKVSITGADRKEAHEMFNTRCAACHGQFGRGDGPGAAGLNPKPRNYADAAWQSTVTDEEIEKAIVYGGAAVGKSPQMVANPDLQAKPGVVAALREKVRSFGQ; encoded by the coding sequence ATGAGCAAGGCAAAGCAAGGGACTCGAGTAGCGGCTCTGATCGTGGCAGCCGCTGCCTTGAGCGCGCTCGGAGCAGGTTGCAATGGGGGTGGCGACAAGGGTGCCACCGGCACCGCGAACTCGAATGGCGCCAAGAAGGTTTCGATCACCGGCGCCGACCGCAAGGAAGCCCATGAGATGTTCAACACGCGTTGCGCGGCATGCCACGGCCAGTTCGGTCGTGGTGACGGTCCCGGCGCAGCCGGGCTGAACCCGAAGCCTCGCAACTACGCAGACGCCGCCTGGCAGTCCACCGTCACGGACGAGGAGATCGAGAAGGCGATCGTCTATGGCGGTGCCGCAGTCGGCAAGAGCCCGCAGATGGTGGCCAACCCCGATCTGCAGGCCAAGCCAGGTGTCGTGGCGGCCTTGCGCGAAAAGGTGCGTTCGTTCGGCCAATAG
- a CDS encoding sigma-70 family RNA polymerase sigma factor, whose protein sequence is MARPETATTEGMADHGARVLRTIWNLASSTEEAQDIFQDTFLQHHLAMTRGHTIDNTAAWLRTTARGRRTASSCAISSASWSRSARKP, encoded by the coding sequence GTGGCACGACCCGAGACCGCGACTACGGAAGGCATGGCCGACCACGGCGCCCGGGTGTTGCGGACCATCTGGAACCTGGCCTCGTCGACGGAGGAGGCGCAGGACATCTTCCAAGACACCTTTCTGCAACACCACCTGGCGATGACCCGCGGCCACACGATCGACAACACCGCGGCCTGGCTGCGCACGACCGCTCGTGGAAGACGAACCGCGAGTTCCTGCGCGATCAGTTCGGCATCATGGTCGAGGTCCGCGAGGAAACCGTGA